Sequence from the Armatimonadota bacterium genome:
AGGAACAGATTGAGATGCCGATACTGCGCCGACAAGCGCAGCACCCACTGCCGCCCGCTGCGGATCAAGCGCGCCGGGATGCGCAGCAGCCGCTCCCGTACCAGGGCGATGCTGTGGCGTCGCTCCAAGCCCAGCACGTATTCCCCAAACCATCCCGCGATATTCCCCG
This genomic interval carries:
- a CDS encoding transposase, with protein sequence MKRREGRLGLGMDEVCSHSWAANMLHNWLALLAGNIAGWFGEYVLGLERRHSIALVRERLLRIPARLIRSGRQWVLRLSAQYRHLNLFLRAHQRLRAGPTFA